The proteins below are encoded in one region of candidate division WOR-3 bacterium:
- a CDS encoding energy transducer TonB, giving the protein MFDPREKYDLIFQIALSITFIFFILLFLGLKVSVNPYVSKGAREIIVENIQQETMELELPQPPPKPKIAVEIEEAEPEEENVQETIGETTGEIEDITLPTPEPGQVFNEYEVEEKPVLIKKVEPEYPEVARQLGIQGKGRALVIVGPDGRVVKIESIVVDNEIFREPIEKAALQCIFKPAKQAGIPVSVRVVIPFIFKLTK; this is encoded by the coding sequence ATGTTTGATCCAAGAGAAAAATATGATCTTATTTTTCAAATAGCCCTATCAATAACTTTTATATTTTTTATACTTTTATTTTTAGGGCTAAAAGTAAGTGTAAATCCGTATGTTTCGAAGGGTGCAAGGGAAATAATTGTTGAGAATATACAACAGGAAACTATGGAACTTGAGCTTCCTCAACCTCCGCCTAAACCGAAGATAGCAGTTGAGATAGAGGAGGCAGAACCTGAGGAAGAGAATGTTCAAGAGACTATAGGAGAAACAACAGGCGAAATTGAAGATATTACACTACCAACTCCTGAACCAGGTCAGGTTTTCAATGAGTATGAAGTTGAGGAAAAGCCTGTTTTAATTAAAAAGGTTGAGCCTGAATATCCAGAGGTGGCAAGACAGCTTGGTATACAGGGTAAGGGTAGGGCATTGGTAATAGTTGGACCGGATGGAAGGGTGGTAAAAATTGAGAGCATAGTGGTTGATAATGAGATTTTTAGAGAACCTATAGAAAAGGCTGCATTACAGTGTATTTTTAAACCTGCCAAGCAGGCAGGTATCCCTGTTTCGGTTAGGGTTGTTATTCCTTTTATATTTAAATTAACAAAATAG